From the Leptospira biflexa serovar Patoc strain 'Patoc 1 (Paris)' genome, one window contains:
- a CDS encoding leucine-rich repeat domain-containing protein — protein MKSFGIPVYGLFLFLSFTIGCNKEVVNAEIWFEEHKTERVLNLSNKEIGKLPTSIGNLNKVEELTLQYDSLESLPREIGNLKQLKILNLFGNPLKSLPEEIGNLENLEVLLLGRTDLKEIPPSLARLKQLKTLALDETKVQLTEADVEVIANLPKLEILDLSLMREYKTLPKNLAKLSFLKQLIFQKTLLEKADVVRLRDELPKVRVKL, from the coding sequence ATGAAGTCATTTGGTATTCCCGTTTATGGTTTGTTTTTATTCCTTTCATTCACAATTGGATGTAATAAGGAAGTGGTAAATGCAGAAATTTGGTTTGAGGAACACAAAACCGAAAGGGTTCTCAATCTTTCCAATAAAGAAATCGGAAAGTTACCAACTTCCATCGGAAACTTAAACAAAGTCGAAGAACTCACTCTACAATACGATTCCCTCGAGTCACTTCCACGAGAGATTGGAAATTTAAAACAATTAAAAATCTTAAATCTATTTGGAAATCCTTTGAAGTCCTTACCCGAAGAAATTGGAAATTTGGAAAACCTGGAAGTATTACTCCTTGGTCGCACTGACTTAAAAGAAATTCCACCTTCCCTCGCCCGTTTAAAACAATTAAAAACACTGGCTCTTGACGAAACCAAAGTGCAACTAACAGAGGCCGACGTAGAGGTGATCGCAAACCTTCCAAAACTTGAAATCCTTGATCTCAGTTTGATGCGCGAATACAAAACCCTTCCCAAAAACCTAGCAAAATTATCGTTTCTCAAACAACTCATCTTTCAAAAAACGCTTTTGGAAAAAGCAGATGTGGTGAGACTCCGAGACGAATTGCCCAAGGTCCGAGTGAAACTATAA
- the ileS gene encoding isoleucine--tRNA ligase: protein MAKPETENPYSKTVLLPETSFPMKADLAKREPGQIKVWKDQKVFLNMKEIRKSKPSFVLHDGPPYANGNFHVGHSLNKILKDIIIKSKTLSGYQTDMIPGWDCHGLPIEVQVLKNLGKEARNTGPSELRKKCREYAAEFVGKQGEDLNRFLCFWDENNKYLTMAPEFEARIVEVFGSLFAKGYIYKGKKPVYWCIDLATAHAEAEIEYQNHVSPSIYVKFAVKGETDTHCLIWTTTPWTLPANLAICFNEELPYSLFQSDAHGRLILADGLKEAVEQKTGITLTKIKSLSNADLKQMVFLHPFLDRESIPLFGNHVTLDAGTGCVHTAPGHGTDDYRVGTAAGLPTLSPVDDYGRYTDEFEMMKGIKIWDANPKIVELLREKNALVHFSEFTHSYPHSWRSKKPLIFRATPQWFFSIDHNGLRDESLKAIDKVQWIPDWGITRIRSMVESRPDWCLSRQRNWGVPIPSFTCKSCGLTHLDDKTIQHFIQIVKKEGIEVWYEKEAKDLLPADTKCSNCGSEDLKQDKDILDVWFDSGVSSFAVFGDSIGKEPADLYLEGSDQHRGWFQSSLWPSMAIRKTPPYKSVLTHGYVLDEKGHAMSKSLGNVINPTTDIINQYGADILRLWVSTQDFRDDVKIGKDSIKTVSEAYRKIRNTFRYLLGNTSAETLTWNLKKEELDTIDKYYLHKLAKLNDEVKKLYDTYQFHQVYHKILGFCTVDLSQDYFEIIRDRMYCDAKESKTRRSSEYTLAVILEVLSKLLAPILSFTTEEVWTSFGKKDSVFYSDFSDLTEWLDESLESKMKPVFETKEDVQKALEEARKLGKLGKSLEAEVVIDGKKDSLPFSSEELALFFVVSHVHFETNGIQEVFSEWKGESGSIQIRKPKHFECPRCWRHVSETEGKLCKRCDEVVSKLSPN, encoded by the coding sequence ATGGCCAAACCAGAAACGGAAAATCCTTATTCTAAAACAGTCCTCCTTCCGGAGACCAGTTTTCCCATGAAAGCCGACCTGGCAAAACGTGAGCCAGGCCAAATCAAAGTTTGGAAAGACCAAAAGGTCTTCCTAAACATGAAGGAAATTCGTAAATCCAAACCAAGTTTCGTTTTGCATGATGGGCCACCCTATGCAAATGGAAACTTCCATGTGGGTCACTCCCTCAATAAAATTTTAAAAGACATCATCATAAAATCAAAAACACTTTCTGGTTACCAAACAGATATGATCCCAGGTTGGGATTGCCATGGACTTCCGATCGAAGTACAAGTGTTAAAGAATCTTGGGAAAGAAGCAAGAAACACAGGGCCAAGTGAATTACGAAAAAAATGCCGAGAATACGCTGCAGAATTTGTTGGCAAACAAGGTGAAGACTTAAACAGATTCCTTTGTTTTTGGGATGAAAACAATAAATATCTTACCATGGCTCCTGAATTTGAAGCAAGGATTGTCGAAGTCTTTGGTTCTCTTTTTGCAAAGGGTTATATCTACAAAGGAAAAAAACCGGTGTATTGGTGCATTGATTTAGCCACAGCACATGCAGAAGCAGAGATTGAATACCAAAACCATGTTTCGCCTTCCATCTATGTCAAGTTTGCTGTCAAAGGGGAAACCGATACCCATTGCCTTATCTGGACAACAACTCCATGGACTCTGCCTGCAAACCTTGCGATCTGTTTCAATGAAGAACTACCTTATTCACTCTTTCAATCGGATGCACATGGTAGGCTCATACTTGCCGATGGATTAAAAGAAGCAGTAGAACAAAAAACAGGGATCACTCTTACAAAAATAAAATCCCTTTCCAATGCCGACCTAAAACAAATGGTATTCCTCCATCCATTCCTCGATCGTGAGTCCATTCCTCTTTTTGGAAACCATGTCACACTTGATGCAGGAACGGGTTGTGTGCACACAGCACCAGGGCATGGAACAGATGACTACCGCGTGGGAACTGCGGCAGGCCTACCTACCTTATCACCTGTTGATGATTACGGCCGTTATACGGACGAATTTGAAATGATGAAAGGAATTAAAATCTGGGATGCTAATCCAAAAATTGTAGAATTACTACGTGAAAAAAATGCACTCGTTCATTTTTCGGAATTCACCCACTCCTACCCACATAGTTGGAGGAGTAAAAAACCTTTGATTTTTCGAGCCACACCACAATGGTTTTTTTCCATTGATCATAATGGACTTAGGGATGAGTCTTTAAAAGCCATCGACAAAGTCCAATGGATCCCAGATTGGGGGATCACAAGGATTCGATCGATGGTGGAGTCAAGACCTGACTGGTGTTTGTCGCGCCAAAGGAATTGGGGAGTTCCCATCCCTTCCTTTACTTGTAAGTCGTGTGGATTGACTCATTTAGACGACAAAACCATCCAACACTTCATCCAAATTGTGAAAAAGGAAGGAATTGAAGTATGGTATGAAAAAGAGGCAAAGGATTTATTACCTGCGGATACGAAGTGTTCAAACTGTGGATCGGAAGATCTAAAACAAGACAAAGATATATTGGATGTATGGTTTGATTCTGGAGTTTCCAGCTTTGCGGTGTTTGGTGATTCAATAGGGAAAGAGCCTGCTGATCTTTACCTAGAGGGATCTGACCAACATAGAGGTTGGTTCCAATCATCCTTATGGCCCTCCATGGCAATCCGAAAAACACCACCCTACAAGTCGGTGCTCACACACGGTTATGTGTTAGATGAGAAAGGCCATGCCATGTCCAAATCCCTCGGCAATGTGATCAATCCGACAACCGATATCATCAATCAATACGGAGCTGATATCCTACGCCTTTGGGTGAGCACACAAGATTTTCGTGATGATGTGAAAATCGGAAAAGATTCGATCAAAACGGTTTCGGAAGCTTATCGTAAAATTCGTAATACTTTTCGGTATTTACTTGGGAATACAAGTGCAGAAACCCTCACTTGGAATTTAAAAAAAGAAGAACTGGATACCATTGACAAATACTACCTACACAAACTGGCAAAACTGAATGACGAGGTAAAGAAGTTATACGACACCTACCAGTTCCACCAAGTGTATCATAAGATTCTTGGATTTTGTACGGTAGATTTGTCACAAGACTACTTCGAAATCATCCGGGATCGAATGTATTGTGATGCCAAAGAATCCAAAACAAGAAGGTCATCAGAATATACACTAGCTGTGATATTAGAAGTCCTTTCTAAACTTTTAGCACCCATCCTTTCTTTTACGACTGAAGAAGTATGGACAAGTTTTGGGAAAAAAGATTCGGTTTTTTATTCTGACTTTTCTGACCTGACAGAGTGGTTGGATGAAAGTTTAGAATCCAAAATGAAACCTGTTTTTGAAACGAAGGAAGATGTTCAAAAAGCATTGGAAGAAGCAAGAAAACTTGGAAAACTCGGGAAATCATTAGAAGCAGAAGTTGTGATCGATGGCAAAAAAGATTCACTCCCCTTTTCTTCCGAAGAACTGGCGTTATTCTTCGTTGTCTCCCATGTTCATTTTGAAACAAATGGAATCCAAGAAGTGTTCTCTGAATGGAAGGGAGAATCTGGTTCCATCCAAATTCGAAAACCAAAACATTTCGAATGCCCTCGTTGTTGGCGCCATGTTTCCGAAACAGAAGGAAAACTCTGCAAACGCTGTGATGAGGTAGTTTCAAAATTATCACCAAACTAA
- the murJ gene encoding murein biosynthesis integral membrane protein MurJ, with the protein MTNQDRGNGSSTKRSLALSFYTFLSRILGLIRDHFMAVSFGTGMVASAFSVAYRLPNMFRNLLAEGTLSQSFMPIFSEYEKMGVMEARVMSGTVLSFLFLCLSVFVAIFWFFVAQFLPTLVGGTPEYGNLVVELSLVLFFLIMTASLSSIFMSISNSHHKYFVPSLSPIILNFSYLIVFIFVFPFYHEIKERVFLLAYGIVSGGVLQLLVQGWYVYRNGFGPIFRLDFKHPAIKKIFKLMLPAALGGSFYQIGLLVDIFLANYIQNQNPGLGAVVSLDYAQRLVQLPTGIIGVALATTILPSLLKDLREGREENIPKEIADVLSFAFFLTLPASIGLAVLGETVLDSIYYGGRWDHLATLTAFFPLVFYSLAIPFYSINKVLVSSYYAFSDTKTPLRIQLISFLLSVMVSIGLMVFLKHSAIALASALSAVVTSSLLLFYLKAHQVTIPFATVGKRVLKMVPALFGLFFWLVFSEWVVKPNLHSIGVSSLGLGYANLSRLSLVLSIVPAIILYFGIATYTGLSESEIILGRFLRKWKQKSKS; encoded by the coding sequence ATGACAAACCAAGATCGAGGGAATGGGTCGAGTACGAAACGGTCCCTTGCTTTATCCTTCTATACCTTTTTATCTAGAATTTTAGGCCTCATTCGTGACCATTTTATGGCTGTTAGTTTTGGAACAGGAATGGTTGCCTCAGCATTTAGTGTTGCTTACCGACTTCCCAATATGTTTCGCAATTTACTTGCGGAAGGAACCTTAAGCCAATCCTTTATGCCGATTTTTTCGGAATATGAGAAGATGGGTGTAATGGAAGCTCGAGTGATGTCGGGAACCGTCTTAAGTTTTCTTTTTCTCTGTTTGTCTGTATTCGTTGCTATTTTTTGGTTTTTTGTCGCTCAGTTTTTACCAACTCTAGTTGGTGGAACTCCTGAATATGGAAACTTGGTCGTAGAACTTTCATTAGTTTTGTTTTTTCTCATCATGACGGCAAGTTTGTCTTCGATTTTTATGTCGATCTCAAACTCCCATCACAAATATTTTGTTCCTTCTTTGTCTCCCATTATCCTTAACTTTAGTTATTTGATTGTATTTATATTTGTTTTCCCTTTTTATCATGAAATCAAAGAACGAGTTTTTTTACTCGCGTATGGAATCGTTTCAGGTGGGGTATTACAACTCCTTGTGCAAGGTTGGTATGTTTACCGAAATGGTTTTGGTCCTATCTTTCGGTTGGATTTCAAACACCCTGCGATCAAAAAGATTTTTAAACTCATGTTACCTGCAGCCCTTGGTGGGAGTTTTTATCAAATAGGACTTCTTGTAGATATCTTTCTTGCAAACTACATCCAAAATCAAAATCCAGGGCTTGGTGCGGTTGTGAGTCTGGATTATGCACAAAGATTGGTCCAACTTCCGACTGGGATCATTGGAGTGGCACTTGCTACAACAATTCTCCCTTCCCTTCTAAAAGATTTGCGCGAAGGAAGAGAAGAAAATATTCCGAAAGAAATTGCTGATGTATTGTCATTTGCATTCTTTTTGACATTACCTGCAAGCATTGGTTTGGCGGTACTTGGAGAAACAGTTCTCGATTCCATTTATTATGGGGGAAGGTGGGACCATTTAGCAACCCTCACTGCCTTTTTTCCACTTGTATTTTACTCATTGGCCATTCCTTTTTATAGCATCAATAAGGTATTGGTTTCTTCTTATTATGCCTTTTCCGATACGAAAACTCCACTTCGTATCCAATTGATTTCTTTTCTTTTGAGTGTGATGGTTAGCATCGGACTTATGGTGTTTCTCAAACATTCTGCGATCGCCCTCGCATCTGCACTCAGTGCCGTTGTCACATCTTCTTTGTTATTATTTTATTTAAAAGCACACCAAGTGACAATTCCTTTTGCCACCGTTGGGAAACGTGTGTTGAAGATGGTGCCAGCACTCTTTGGACTTTTCTTTTGGCTTGTATTCTCTGAATGGGTAGTGAAGCCAAACTTACACAGTATTGGAGTAAGTTCCCTTGGTCTTGGTTATGCCAATCTCAGTCGATTGAGTCTTGTTCTTTCCATCGTACCGGCGATCATTTTATACTTTGGAATTGCAACCTACACTGGGCTTTCTGAATCCGAGATCATTCTTGGTAGGTTTTTAAGAAAATGGAAACAAAAGTCTAAATCCTAA
- a CDS encoding STAS domain-containing protein, which translates to MESLDKVFSIQLKGGLDGTSAEDFYRYFESQLNKGYRKFLFQMGALDYITSNGISILIKIHKQIVKSNAVYAIYGFKSEVEDVLKLVGLFDKLPIFRNHHSAESFLLQVDVATKKSEETVVRKEGAEPIVKEKGLEKRSEENQIRFYFTGKSKGEGKVSQEKEPISRLESIQDETTSSKSSPSPMETVLEEKLNQLRLEIKDSLHTELERRFSLYKSGKEPETKLAQIPSYIQSKTKQLETVERIIQCEVCGTRLRLFKFGKHECPNCKTQFQLSPNGSIRFLEKLNPI; encoded by the coding sequence ATGGAATCATTAGACAAAGTATTTTCCATTCAATTAAAAGGTGGTTTGGACGGAACCAGTGCAGAAGATTTTTATCGTTACTTTGAGTCACAACTGAACAAAGGGTATCGAAAGTTTTTATTCCAAATGGGAGCTTTGGATTATATCACTTCCAATGGAATCAGTATCCTGATTAAAATTCACAAACAGATTGTGAAGTCGAATGCGGTATATGCCATTTATGGATTCAAATCGGAAGTGGAAGACGTTTTAAAACTAGTTGGTCTTTTTGATAAACTTCCTATCTTTCGAAATCATCATTCTGCAGAATCCTTTTTATTACAAGTAGATGTCGCAACGAAAAAATCAGAAGAAACTGTAGTTCGAAAAGAAGGTGCAGAACCAATCGTAAAAGAGAAAGGATTGGAGAAACGATCGGAAGAAAATCAAATTCGATTTTATTTTACAGGAAAGTCGAAAGGGGAAGGGAAAGTTTCACAAGAGAAAGAACCAATTTCTCGTTTGGAATCCATCCAGGATGAAACGACTTCATCCAAATCCTCTCCATCTCCCATGGAAACAGTACTCGAAGAAAAATTAAACCAACTTAGATTGGAAATCAAAGATTCCTTACATACAGAACTGGAAAGAAGGTTTTCTCTTTACAAATCAGGGAAGGAACCAGAAACCAAATTGGCCCAAATTCCCAGTTATATCCAATCGAAAACCAAACAATTGGAAACGGTGGAAAGGATCATCCAATGTGAAGTTTGTGGCACTCGGTTACGATTGTTTAAATTTGGAAAACATGAATGTCCCAATTGTAAAACTCAGTTCCAATTGAGTCCAAATGGTTCCATCCGTTTTCTTGAAAAATTAAATCCAATCTAA
- a CDS encoding LIC_12071 family protein has translation MKYSRFFLSFLLFFILSETLALSGVVWTFYESLQNALIQEQFISDHRARDLSLALAKSAEQRLNPEGYLELDKTFHRYVDESKKDPEEFRFLKISLYAPDATLLVSTDSIYTLEELRKRKPDEELSKSTFFRKGIRMKKWEWSEPENGENPILNSKRDPKVRQGFEWVLSYLPLAKSNTVRLTSPLYKPGTLDVSGLIVLVYERGNLGLLFENQWKLAEWMVVNYALIAFVVSLLLTGAFVAYTLFVTKDQLLQPETGESLPILQKKTLETSDKEGEPVSVLEVEMDHKETNMNVTSPDVEVLPGGPVVNQIKTDPNEQTIQDAIFLG, from the coding sequence ATGAAATATTCACGTTTTTTTCTATCGTTTCTACTCTTTTTTATCCTCTCGGAAACCCTTGCTCTCAGTGGAGTGGTTTGGACGTTTTATGAGTCCTTACAAAATGCTCTCATCCAAGAGCAGTTCATTTCTGACCATAGGGCACGTGATTTGAGTTTGGCTTTGGCAAAATCAGCCGAACAAAGATTAAATCCAGAAGGTTATCTTGAATTGGATAAGACCTTCCATCGGTATGTGGACGAGTCCAAAAAAGATCCGGAAGAATTTCGTTTTTTAAAGATCAGTTTGTATGCACCAGATGCCACCTTACTTGTTTCTACAGATTCTATTTATACCTTAGAAGAACTAAGAAAAAGAAAACCAGATGAGGAACTTTCAAAATCGACCTTCTTTCGCAAAGGGATTCGGATGAAAAAATGGGAGTGGTCGGAACCTGAAAATGGTGAAAACCCAATTCTAAATTCCAAACGGGACCCAAAGGTTCGCCAAGGATTTGAGTGGGTTCTTTCGTATCTTCCACTAGCAAAATCAAACACTGTACGATTGACCTCGCCCTTGTACAAACCGGGAACATTGGATGTTTCTGGTCTCATTGTCCTTGTTTATGAACGAGGGAACTTAGGTTTATTATTTGAAAACCAATGGAAACTTGCAGAGTGGATGGTAGTGAACTACGCACTCATTGCTTTTGTAGTGAGTTTGCTCCTAACAGGAGCATTTGTCGCCTATACATTGTTTGTGACAAAAGACCAGCTCCTCCAACCTGAGACAGGTGAGTCGTTACCCATTTTACAGAAAAAAACCTTGGAAACTTCGGATAAAGAAGGTGAACCAGTGAGTGTTTTAGAAGTAGAGATGGATCACAAAGAAACCAATATGAATGTGACATCTCCTGATGTGGAAGTTTTACCAGGCGGCCCAGTGGTGAATCAAATCAAAACTGATCCAAATGAACAGACAATTCAAGATGCAATTTTCTTAGGATAA
- the lipB gene encoding lipoyl(octanoyl) transferase LipB — translation MTKFLHQKGLPSYLFPSIVPYQRYLDFQENSRKNRRESMLFLEHSPCLTGGIGAKAENLLVSKERLETLGVHLVTLPRGGDFTAHEPGQIVGYLHIDLKKRNLSLGDFLRNLNESLVVAVKRTWGLTLVENPKAPGLYTEGTNKKLISEGVYAKSYFTSFGFALNGINTLGTFSLINPCGARASDMISLEALGLSEGFREKRKEFVLQFSRHFLSLLP, via the coding sequence ATGACAAAGTTTCTCCATCAAAAAGGACTACCTTCCTATCTCTTTCCTTCGATTGTACCCTACCAAAGATACTTGGATTTCCAGGAAAATTCCAGGAAAAATCGAAGGGAATCCATGCTCTTTTTAGAACACAGTCCATGTTTGACAGGAGGCATAGGCGCGAAAGCGGAAAATCTTTTGGTTTCTAAGGAGAGACTTGAAACATTGGGAGTTCACCTTGTCACACTCCCGCGCGGTGGGGACTTTACAGCCCACGAACCAGGCCAAATCGTAGGTTACCTCCACATCGATCTGAAAAAACGAAATTTGAGTTTGGGGGATTTTTTACGAAACTTAAACGAGAGTTTGGTGGTAGCAGTGAAAAGAACTTGGGGCCTTACCTTGGTGGAAAATCCGAAAGCACCAGGTTTGTACACGGAAGGGACAAATAAAAAACTCATCTCGGAAGGTGTGTATGCCAAATCTTATTTTACAAGTTTTGGTTTTGCTTTGAATGGGATCAATACTCTTGGTACTTTTTCTTTGATCAATCCATGTGGGGCACGTGCCAGTGATATGATATCCCTTGAAGCACTTGGACTTTCGGAGGGATTCAGGGAAAAACGAAAGGAATTTGTTTTGCAATTCTCCCGCCACTTCCTCTCACTTCTCCCTTAA
- a CDS encoding type II toxin-antitoxin system antitoxin SocA domain-containing protein encodes MEKLCHAILWILEKSPNGRARLDLAKLLYYSDGVHFQKHAEMITRGDYIHLEDSPYPVKLNEALLYLKEKGHIDVLPKIEGNGIQGFTLRFARPLDGLILSREEKRVMMKVVEAFRGRVVDENRHYPNLYENYVVTPLFDAIPFSVDRINTKIHVLVQKSLLNLSGKMFRVLFERSE; translated from the coding sequence ATGGAGAAACTTTGTCATGCGATCCTTTGGATCCTCGAAAAATCACCGAATGGCCGAGCCCGCTTGGATTTAGCGAAGCTCCTTTACTATTCGGATGGTGTCCATTTCCAAAAACATGCGGAAATGATCACACGAGGAGACTATATCCACTTAGAAGACTCACCTTACCCCGTCAAACTGAACGAAGCACTTTTGTATTTAAAAGAAAAAGGCCATATCGACGTACTCCCAAAAATAGAAGGGAACGGAATCCAAGGTTTTACCCTGCGATTTGCGAGACCCCTAGATGGGCTCATTTTATCGCGGGAAGAAAAACGAGTGATGATGAAAGTGGTCGAAGCCTTCCGAGGGCGTGTGGTTGACGAAAACCGCCATTACCCCAACCTTTATGAAAATTATGTCGTCACACCCTTATTTGATGCCATCCCGTTTTCAGTGGACAGGATCAACACGAAAATCCATGTCCTTGTCCAAAAAAGCCTTTTGAATCTATCGGGCAAAATGTTTAGAGTTTTATTTGAGAGGTCAGAATGA
- the panD gene encoding aspartate 1-decarboxylase gives MIITVCKGKIHRAVVTEAELHYEGSLTVDQDLMDMAGMKPYEQVSVVNVNNGARFETYLIVGERGSGTICLNGAAARLGMKGDKVIIITYGQVEEKDLPNDYQPKVVFVDENNRPKKA, from the coding sequence ATGATCATCACTGTTTGCAAAGGCAAAATCCATAGAGCCGTCGTCACTGAGGCAGAACTCCACTACGAAGGTAGCCTCACCGTTGACCAGGACCTAATGGACATGGCGGGTATGAAACCCTATGAACAAGTGAGTGTGGTGAACGTCAATAACGGTGCCAGATTCGAAACTTACCTCATCGTAGGAGAACGAGGTTCCGGGACGATTTGCCTGAACGGTGCGGCCGCAAGACTCGGGATGAAAGGTGACAAAGTCATCATCATCACCTACGGCCAGGTGGAAGAAAAGGATCTCCCAAACGATTACCAACCGAAAGTTGTCTTCGTGGACGAGAACAATCGGCCGAAAAAAGCCTAA
- the trxA gene encoding thioredoxin yields the protein MRFKRRFRNMALTEINDANFKAETANGVVLVDCWAEWCGPCRMVAPVLDELSQEMADIKITKLNVDFNQKTAQELGIQSIPTLLLYKDGVLVDKAIGALPKPQIKKFIENHK from the coding sequence ATACGTTTCAAAAGGAGATTTCGAAATATGGCACTTACAGAAATCAATGACGCCAATTTCAAAGCAGAAACTGCAAATGGCGTGGTTTTAGTAGATTGTTGGGCAGAATGGTGTGGACCTTGTAGAATGGTAGCCCCTGTTCTTGACGAACTTTCGCAAGAAATGGCGGATATCAAAATTACAAAACTAAACGTTGATTTCAACCAGAAGACAGCGCAGGAGCTCGGTATCCAATCCATCCCTACCCTTCTTCTCTATAAAGATGGAGTTTTAGTTGATAAAGCAATTGGTGCTTTACCAAAACCGCAAATTAAAAAATTTATAGAAAATCACAAGTAG